The following are encoded in a window of Cloacibacillus sp. genomic DNA:
- the cas1 gene encoding type II CRISPR-associated endonuclease Cas1, whose translation MSWRNVVIGSPAKLSLRLNHLVIGQKEEVEIPLEDISVIIVETEQAIITSSLLDVLAEKDIPLFTCGKSHLPFGLLVSYQGHSRFLKVLKGQLEQTLPFRKNCWRLVVRQKINNQAACLEILGKKGADELRAIATDVRSGDKENRESAAARIYFDSYMPQTTRQEDNCVNAALNYGYSIMRGAVARSLTSYGFLCAIGIHHKNELNSFNLADDFMETLRPVVDLWTARNIEEGQSFTIKDRTALVSLLNSPITIDYARQSIIRAIDIMSASFSTATSSGDPERLKLPVLDLR comes from the coding sequence ATGAGCTGGCGTAATGTGGTAATCGGCAGCCCCGCGAAACTTTCACTTCGACTGAACCACCTTGTCATCGGACAGAAAGAAGAGGTGGAAATCCCGCTTGAAGACATCTCGGTTATAATCGTAGAGACTGAACAGGCGATCATCACCTCCAGTCTCCTTGATGTGCTCGCGGAAAAGGATATACCGCTTTTTACGTGCGGCAAAAGCCACCTTCCCTTCGGCCTCTTAGTCTCATATCAAGGACACAGCCGGTTTCTGAAGGTATTGAAGGGGCAGTTGGAACAGACCCTGCCCTTCAGAAAAAATTGCTGGCGGCTTGTGGTTCGGCAAAAAATCAATAACCAGGCCGCCTGTCTTGAAATTCTCGGCAAAAAAGGAGCTGACGAGCTTCGTGCCATCGCGACAGATGTACGCAGCGGGGATAAGGAAAACAGAGAGAGCGCCGCGGCAAGAATATACTTCGACAGCTATATGCCGCAGACAACCCGCCAAGAGGACAACTGTGTAAACGCCGCGCTGAACTACGGATATTCAATCATGCGCGGCGCGGTGGCCAGATCCCTGACATCATATGGGTTTTTGTGTGCCATCGGCATACATCATAAAAATGAACTTAACTCTTTCAATCTGGCGGACGATTTCATGGAAACGCTGCGACCCGTGGTTGATCTCTGGACTGCACGGAATATTGAGGAAGGGCAAAGTTTCACAATAAAAGACAGAACGGCGTTGGTCTCCCTGCTTAATTCCCCGATAACGATCGACTATGCGCGGCAAAGTATCATCAGGGCGATTGATATAATGTCCGCCAGCTTCAGCACCGCCACTTCGTCAGGCGATCCGGAACGGCTGAAACTGCCGGTATTGGATCTCCGTTAG
- the cas9 gene encoding type II CRISPR RNA-guided endonuclease Cas9 (Cas9, originally named Csn1, is the large, multifunctional signature protein of type II CRISPR/Cas systems. It is well known even to general audiences because its RNA-guided endonuclease activity has made it a popular tool for custom editing of eukaryotic genomes.) has translation MNSSMLERYSLGLDIGITSVGWAVLNLTGGKIADLGVRIFDRAEEPKTGASLAAPRREARSTRRRLRRKRQRMSDIRSLIVSHEILSQTDMDNLFNSPHPCTPWVLRAEGLDRLLTCEEWGRVLIHMAKHRGFKSNRTVAESDIKNSEDGRALSGIKENSELLKAGNNGAGYRTVGELIQSDPKFSGHKRNKGGEYSHTILRKDIEREIEALFEEQRKFGNTYASMELEKEYKDIFGRQLPFAFDGTIEKLIGHCSIEPAEKRAPKASWTAERFILLSKIANLRVRSDGKKVPLSIDERRTIDNLAYKNTKVTYKQIRKALNWQDNLVFDSLPFTKKDKDPEDSVFVELKGWHTFKKCLSEKLGKDYWETISVNPRLLDDLAYALTFKKTDDDITRYLEERNIDKKIIDAVLPLNFSGVVNLSAAAMGKLIPFMEKDGCRYDEACVKAGYIHYKPAEKERSLKLPVPDWEEIRNPVVIRAIAETRKVVNAVVRKYGPPESVQVELARDLSRSKEERDKIIKEQEENRSQKEKLAKEFQDKFHYAPNGRQLEKFRLWKEQNGFCLYTGQYLAPGDVFNGSDDSFAEIDHIIPYSISFDDSRINKVLVTSGANREKGNRLPYDYFGGDGEKWDEFTARVNANIQNRKKAARLKIKSLDDSDISEMKERNLSDTRYITKYVAKWLEENLLFAEKKAENHVTRINGRATATLRWQWGINALKDRESSDLHHALDACVVAAATPGIIKKISDYSRDRELQKLKVNAEGNKKRRCPEPWEYFRKEVEARLSENPAEKIREFGLTSYSESELNELKPIFVSRRPDRGATGAAHKDTIYSAKYLNDDPPRIVVKKALTSLKKSDLENMVGKERDRALYEALAKRLEEYGDKPEKAFKDGFRKPASNGNPGPVVRSVKIFDSRTAGLPVNGGIAFNDGMVRVDLYQKNGKYFLIPYYVSDIAKKIVKNKAIAPGKKEDEWITIDGTYNFIFSLFKNDLVRIIDSKGREIFGYYNSCDRATGAIEIKKHDGSVSWRGIGVRTAKLIEKYQVDVLGSCHKVKREKPSHELA, from the coding sequence ATGAATTCTTCCATGCTTGAACGTTACTCACTCGGCCTAGATATTGGAATTACCTCCGTCGGTTGGGCTGTTCTCAACCTAACCGGGGGAAAAATAGCAGATCTTGGCGTCCGCATATTTGACAGAGCGGAAGAACCAAAGACAGGAGCCTCTCTTGCCGCGCCGCGCAGAGAGGCAAGAAGTACGCGCCGCAGGCTCAGACGAAAAAGGCAGCGCATGTCGGATATTCGTTCGCTCATCGTATCCCACGAGATCCTTTCACAGACTGATATGGACAACCTCTTTAATTCCCCACATCCATGTACTCCCTGGGTGCTTAGAGCCGAAGGGCTTGACCGCCTGCTAACATGTGAGGAATGGGGCCGCGTCCTCATACACATGGCAAAACATAGAGGCTTTAAATCAAATAGGACTGTGGCTGAAAGCGACATAAAAAACAGCGAGGACGGCAGGGCACTGTCCGGAATAAAAGAAAACAGCGAACTGCTCAAGGCCGGCAACAATGGCGCCGGCTACAGGACAGTCGGGGAACTCATCCAAAGCGACCCTAAATTTTCCGGCCACAAGCGCAACAAGGGCGGAGAATACTCACATACTATTCTTCGTAAGGATATAGAGAGAGAAATAGAGGCTCTCTTTGAAGAACAGCGTAAATTTGGAAATACCTATGCCTCTATGGAATTAGAGAAAGAATACAAGGATATTTTTGGAAGACAGCTCCCATTCGCGTTCGACGGCACGATAGAAAAGCTTATTGGACACTGCTCTATTGAGCCTGCCGAAAAAAGGGCGCCAAAGGCGTCGTGGACCGCGGAACGTTTCATCCTCCTAAGCAAAATTGCAAATCTAAGAGTACGCTCAGACGGCAAAAAAGTTCCTCTGAGCATAGATGAACGGAGAACCATTGATAACCTTGCCTACAAGAATACAAAGGTCACATATAAACAGATACGAAAAGCTCTCAACTGGCAGGATAACTTAGTTTTTGACAGCCTTCCGTTCACAAAAAAGGACAAAGATCCCGAAGACAGCGTTTTTGTTGAGCTGAAAGGCTGGCACACCTTCAAAAAATGCCTCTCAGAAAAATTAGGAAAAGACTATTGGGAGACAATAAGCGTAAACCCGCGCCTTCTCGATGATTTAGCCTACGCTTTGACATTCAAAAAGACAGATGATGATATTACGAGGTATCTTGAGGAACGGAACATTGACAAAAAGATTATCGACGCGGTTCTCCCACTCAACTTTTCCGGCGTCGTAAATCTGTCAGCCGCAGCGATGGGCAAGCTTATCCCGTTTATGGAAAAAGATGGCTGCCGCTATGACGAAGCATGCGTCAAGGCCGGTTACATCCACTATAAACCAGCGGAAAAAGAGCGCTCCCTAAAACTTCCCGTGCCGGATTGGGAAGAAATAAGAAATCCCGTCGTCATCCGCGCCATCGCAGAGACACGCAAAGTAGTAAACGCCGTCGTGCGAAAATACGGGCCGCCAGAGTCAGTTCAGGTTGAGCTTGCACGGGACCTCTCCCGTTCGAAAGAAGAAAGAGATAAAATTATAAAAGAGCAGGAAGAAAATAGATCTCAAAAGGAAAAGCTTGCAAAAGAGTTTCAGGACAAGTTTCATTACGCGCCTAACGGGCGGCAGCTTGAGAAATTTCGTCTTTGGAAGGAACAAAACGGTTTCTGTCTATACACCGGACAATATCTCGCACCCGGGGACGTCTTCAACGGCAGTGACGATAGCTTCGCGGAGATAGACCATATCATTCCGTACAGCATCTCTTTTGACGACAGCCGGATAAATAAAGTGTTGGTAACTTCCGGCGCCAACAGAGAGAAGGGGAACCGCCTTCCCTATGATTACTTCGGCGGTGACGGTGAAAAATGGGACGAATTCACCGCTCGTGTCAACGCCAATATCCAAAACAGGAAAAAGGCCGCACGCCTGAAGATAAAGAGCCTTGATGATAGTGACATCTCTGAAATGAAAGAGCGGAATTTGAGCGATACGAGGTACATAACAAAATACGTCGCAAAATGGCTGGAGGAAAATCTGTTATTTGCCGAAAAAAAGGCCGAAAATCATGTCACGAGAATCAACGGGCGGGCCACAGCAACGCTGCGCTGGCAGTGGGGAATCAATGCTCTGAAAGACCGCGAAAGCAGCGACCTTCACCATGCGCTTGACGCCTGCGTCGTCGCGGCGGCAACGCCAGGTATAATAAAAAAAATCTCCGATTATTCGCGTGACAGAGAGCTGCAAAAATTAAAGGTCAACGCAGAGGGCAATAAAAAAAGGCGCTGCCCAGAACCGTGGGAATACTTCAGGAAAGAGGTCGAAGCACGCCTCTCCGAAAACCCGGCGGAAAAGATAAGGGAATTCGGCCTCACCAGCTACAGCGAGAGCGAACTGAACGAGCTGAAACCTATCTTCGTTTCCCGCCGTCCTGACCGCGGGGCGACAGGGGCCGCCCATAAGGACACCATATACTCAGCGAAATATCTTAATGACGATCCACCAAGAATAGTCGTAAAAAAAGCGCTGACATCTCTAAAAAAAAGCGACCTTGAGAACATGGTAGGTAAAGAAAGAGACCGTGCTCTCTACGAAGCGCTTGCCAAAAGACTCGAAGAATATGGAGATAAGCCGGAAAAAGCGTTCAAGGATGGTTTTAGAAAACCGGCCAGCAATGGAAACCCCGGCCCCGTCGTACGTTCTGTTAAAATTTTTGACTCGCGCACCGCCGGCCTGCCGGTAAACGGCGGTATCGCCTTCAACGACGGTATGGTCAGGGTAGATCTCTATCAAAAAAACGGCAAATACTTTTTAATACCGTATTATGTCAGCGATATCGCAAAAAAAATTGTAAAGAACAAGGCAATAGCGCCCGGCAAAAAAGAAGATGAATGGATCACTATAGACGGAACCTATAACTTCATCTTCTCACTATTTAAAAACGATCTGGTAAGGATAATCGACAGCAAAGGCAGGGAAATTTTTGGATATTACAACAGCTGCGACAGAGCAACTGGCGCTATTGAAATAAAAAAGCATGACGGCAGTGTGTCGTGGCGTGGGATAGGAGTTAGGACCGCAAAGCTTATTGAAAAATATCAGGTGGATGTCCTCGGAAGCTGCCACAAGGTGAAGAGAGAAAAGCCATCGCATGAGCTGGCGTAA
- a CDS encoding transposase, giving the protein MSYKTLRIVPKTEIQSCVKHQLRNSGRYVLYKDIKELMKDLKAVYTAPDEASALEALDAFGEKWDKKYAYITKSWRENWANLSTYFKYPYEIRKLIYTTNAIEGFNRQLQKVTKAQSVFPTDDSLLKMLYLAMMDITKKWTGRRIDWGQILAQLYVYFEDRIPE; this is encoded by the coding sequence TTGTCATATAAAACCTTACGTATCGTCCCCAAGACGGAGATACAGAGCTGTGTCAAACACCAGCTTCGCAATTCTGGGCGGTACGTTTTATATAAGGATATAAAGGAGCTCATGAAAGACTTGAAGGCCGTATATACCGCTCCAGACGAAGCGTCCGCGCTGGAAGCTCTCGATGCCTTTGGTGAGAAATGGGACAAGAAATACGCCTATATAACCAAGTCCTGGAGGGAGAACTGGGCGAACCTCAGCACATACTTCAAGTACCCGTATGAGATAAGAAAGCTGATATACACGACAAACGCGATAGAGGGGTTCAACAGGCAGCTGCAGAAAGTCACCAAGGCCCAGTCCGTATTCCCGACAGATGACAGCCTGTTAAAAATGCTCTACCTGGCAATGATGGACATAACTAAGAAATGGACGGGGCGCCGCATAGACTGGGGACAGATACTCGCCCAGCTCTACGTATACTTCGAGGACAGAATCCCGGAATAA
- a CDS encoding glycyl-radical enzyme activating protein, with product MNGTIFNIEHYAIHDGPGIRTTIFFKGCPLACLWCHNPEGLSVKPQIVYYRQRCVGCKKCVSLCTAGALSPRDGGISFDAGKCRLCGRCAESCPAEALEKVGRSVTAAEVIAEAEKDRIFYEESGGGVTFSGGEPFLQADFLRECLTLAKTRGLHTAVETSGFAPREAVEKAAPYVDLFLFDVKHIRAAEHRKYTGADNAPIKANLRRLSELGKEIVLRMVVIPNVNDDKEALEELCCFLRDETSVRTVNLLPLHKSASEKYRRLGREFAIEDFETPDDERMAAAARLFAEYGFRMLIDGQ from the coding sequence ATGAACGGCACGATTTTCAACATCGAGCATTACGCTATCCATGACGGCCCCGGCATCAGGACGACGATATTTTTCAAGGGCTGCCCGCTCGCGTGCCTCTGGTGCCACAACCCCGAGGGGCTATCCGTCAAACCGCAGATCGTCTATTACCGGCAGCGCTGCGTCGGCTGCAAAAAATGCGTCTCCCTCTGCACCGCCGGCGCGCTCTCGCCGAGGGACGGCGGGATCTCGTTCGACGCCGGGAAGTGCCGTCTCTGCGGCAGATGCGCCGAAAGCTGTCCGGCTGAGGCGCTGGAAAAGGTCGGCAGAAGCGTCACGGCGGCGGAGGTTATCGCCGAGGCGGAAAAGGACCGGATCTTCTACGAGGAATCGGGCGGCGGCGTGACATTCTCCGGCGGCGAACCCTTCCTTCAGGCCGATTTCCTCCGCGAATGCCTGACGCTCGCTAAGACGCGGGGACTGCACACGGCGGTCGAGACGAGCGGTTTCGCCCCGCGCGAGGCAGTGGAAAAGGCCGCGCCTTACGTCGACCTTTTCCTCTTCGACGTCAAGCATATCCGCGCCGCCGAACACCGGAAATACACAGGGGCGGACAACGCGCCGATCAAGGCCAACCTGCGCCGCCTCTCGGAGCTGGGGAAGGAGATCGTCCTGCGCATGGTGGTAATCCCGAACGTGAACGACGATAAAGAAGCGCTGGAGGAGCTCTGCTGTTTTCTGCGCGATGAGACGTCCGTGCGTACGGTGAACCTGCTGCCGCTCCACAAATCGGCCTCGGAGAAATACCGGCGGCTCGGCAGGGAATTCGCGATAGAGGACTTTGAGACGCCCGACGACGAGAGGATGGCCGCGGCGGCGCGCCTCTTTGCGGAATACGGATTCAGGATGCTGATCGACGGACAATAA
- a CDS encoding glycyl radical protein yields MKRLRELSREAEVWIDPERARVITAFYRENDGKYSIPVLRALALKDLFQKKELYLGDDELIVGERGSAPKRIPTFPEIACHSLEDLEMLASQRMITYNVSDETKDLYKNEVIPYWRGRSLRDRVFGRLEREWMDIYESGLITETLEQRAPGSMALDGKIYRTGLLGIKEEIKSAVAALDFMNDPEASDKREELTAMDIACDALILYAKRYAEMLAEKAALCADGARRAELEKMADVCRHVPAHAPRDLWEALQTYWFLHVGVVTEANGWDGCNPGHIDRHFYPFYKKDVESGALTKDSAKELLCAWWIKFNNHPAPAKYGVSALESGTYNDFVNISLGGMTQEGTDAVNELSYVFLDILDKIEFIQPQAHILLSRVNSDEFLKYACRVIRKGRGFPAVFNADAAIEQQLRTGKTLADARGGGICGCVETTCYGKEAAPLIGYINFPKILELALHDGVDPRTKRRIGPASGAAADFADYEELIAAFKLQAKHVIETKLRGTQYLERMFAEYLPQSFLSSLIEGCVAKGRNYNDGGPKYSISMLPGVGIGTVTDSLAAIKKHVFDEGRYTLAETVEALDGNFEGRGEMRAVFANRTPRYGNDDDYADAIMKEISDYFIDAVDGRPDSRGGTYRMDMLPTTCHMYFGEMTLATADGRAAFTPLSEGISPVQGADRGGPTAVLKSAAKMDHARTCGTLLNMKFLPDALKDENGIQKLAGLIRTYFRFGGYHLQFNVCDAETLRGAQREPEKYRNLIVRVAGYSDYFNAVGKSLQDEIIRRTAHS; encoded by the coding sequence GTGAAGCGCCTCAGAGAACTCAGCCGGGAGGCCGAGGTCTGGATCGATCCCGAAAGGGCGCGCGTGATCACGGCCTTTTACAGGGAAAACGACGGCAAGTACAGCATCCCCGTGCTGCGCGCGCTGGCCCTCAAGGATCTTTTTCAAAAGAAGGAGCTCTATCTCGGCGACGACGAGTTAATCGTCGGCGAGCGCGGGAGCGCCCCCAAACGCATCCCCACCTTCCCCGAGATCGCCTGCCACTCGCTCGAAGATCTGGAGATGCTCGCCTCGCAGAGGATGATCACCTACAACGTCTCCGACGAGACGAAGGATCTTTACAAAAACGAGGTCATTCCCTACTGGCGCGGCCGCTCGCTGCGGGACCGCGTATTCGGCCGGCTGGAGCGCGAGTGGATGGATATTTACGAAAGCGGGCTCATCACCGAGACGCTGGAGCAGCGCGCACCCGGATCGATGGCGCTGGACGGAAAGATCTACAGGACGGGGCTGCTGGGGATAAAGGAGGAGATCAAGTCCGCTGTGGCAGCGCTTGATTTCATGAACGACCCCGAGGCCTCCGACAAGCGGGAGGAGCTGACGGCGATGGATATCGCCTGCGACGCGCTCATCCTCTACGCCAAGAGATACGCGGAGATGCTGGCTGAGAAAGCGGCACTCTGCGCGGACGGCGCGAGACGGGCGGAGCTGGAAAAGATGGCCGACGTCTGCCGCCACGTCCCCGCGCACGCGCCGCGCGACCTCTGGGAGGCGCTGCAGACCTACTGGTTCCTCCATGTCGGCGTGGTCACAGAGGCCAACGGCTGGGACGGCTGCAATCCCGGGCATATCGACCGCCACTTTTACCCCTTCTATAAAAAAGACGTCGAGAGTGGCGCACTGACAAAGGATTCCGCAAAGGAGCTTCTATGCGCTTGGTGGATAAAGTTCAACAATCACCCCGCGCCTGCCAAGTACGGCGTGAGCGCGCTCGAAAGCGGAACTTACAACGACTTCGTCAACATCAGCCTCGGCGGGATGACGCAGGAGGGGACGGACGCAGTCAACGAGCTCTCTTACGTCTTCCTCGACATACTCGACAAGATTGAATTCATCCAGCCACAGGCACACATCCTGCTCAGCCGCGTCAACAGCGACGAATTTCTCAAATACGCCTGCCGCGTGATCCGCAAAGGGCGCGGCTTCCCGGCGGTCTTCAATGCCGACGCGGCGATCGAACAGCAGCTGCGCACCGGCAAGACGCTGGCCGACGCGCGCGGCGGCGGCATCTGCGGCTGCGTGGAGACGACCTGCTACGGCAAGGAGGCCGCGCCGCTCATCGGCTATATCAACTTCCCGAAGATACTCGAACTCGCGCTCCACGACGGCGTCGATCCGCGGACAAAGCGCCGGATCGGCCCGGCAAGCGGCGCGGCGGCGGACTTCGCTGACTATGAGGAGCTGATCGCGGCCTTCAAGCTCCAGGCGAAGCACGTCATCGAGACCAAGCTGCGCGGGACGCAGTATCTCGAGCGCATGTTCGCCGAATACCTGCCGCAGTCCTTCCTCTCCTCGCTCATCGAGGGCTGTGTCGCCAAGGGCAGGAACTACAACGACGGCGGCCCGAAGTACAGCATCTCGATGCTGCCCGGCGTCGGCATCGGCACGGTGACGGACAGCCTCGCCGCGATCAAAAAGCACGTATTCGACGAGGGAAGGTATACTCTCGCTGAGACGGTGGAGGCGCTCGACGGCAACTTCGAGGGCCGCGGGGAGATGCGCGCCGTCTTCGCGAACCGCACCCCGCGCTACGGCAACGACGACGATTACGCCGACGCCATCATGAAGGAAATTTCCGATTATTTCATCGACGCCGTGGACGGCAGGCCCGACAGCCGCGGAGGCACCTACCGCATGGATATGCTCCCCACCACCTGTCACATGTATTTCGGCGAGATGACGCTGGCGACGGCTGACGGGCGCGCGGCCTTCACGCCGCTCTCCGAGGGGATATCGCCGGTGCAGGGGGCGGACCGCGGCGGCCCGACCGCCGTGCTGAAGTCGGCGGCGAAGATGGACCACGCCCGCACATGCGGCACGCTGCTGAATATGAAGTTCCTGCCCGACGCGCTGAAGGACGAGAACGGCATCCAAAAGCTCGCGGGGCTGATACGGACCTATTTCCGCTTCGGCGGCTATCACCTCCAATTCAACGTCTGCGACGCGGAGACGCTGCGCGGGGCGCAGAGAGAGCCGGAGAAATACCGCAATCTCATCGTGCGCGTGGCGGGATACAGTGATTATTTCAACGCCGTCGGCAAGTCGCTGCAGGACGAGATCATCCGCAGGACGGCCCACAGTTAG
- a CDS encoding dihydrodipicolinate reductase C-terminal domain-containing protein yields the protein MIRVFVTGISGNVGRAIVKTIEAKEGFELVGGWAKETGLDIGVAAGTKELGMTILPSLAEALKASRPDVAIDFSATPVLENNMRAYLDAGLNAVIGTTGLTEEQLAPYRDKVAARGLRWAVIPNYGLGISLAADFIKHARKYYPYVTITDQHTNEMMNAPSGTAAALAAAAASEGALGAVASRESYDGVLGAAIEGVPVFSQRLPWPGPFSGHEITLARKDEVIKISVQDFTSDIYMDGIFLTAEKIAAFPAGSFLRSLSAVLED from the coding sequence ATGATCAGAGTTTTTGTTACCGGGATTTCAGGAAATGTAGGACGTGCGATCGTGAAGACTATCGAGGCGAAAGAGGGATTTGAGCTTGTCGGAGGATGGGCGAAGGAGACCGGCCTCGACATAGGCGTCGCGGCGGGGACGAAGGAGCTGGGAATGACGATCCTGCCGTCGCTCGCGGAGGCGCTGAAGGCGAGCCGCCCGGACGTAGCGATAGATTTTTCCGCGACGCCGGTCCTTGAGAACAATATGCGCGCCTATCTCGACGCGGGGCTCAACGCCGTCATCGGCACGACCGGCCTCACGGAGGAACAGCTCGCGCCGTACAGGGACAAGGTAGCGGCGCGCGGCCTGCGCTGGGCCGTGATCCCCAATTACGGGCTCGGCATCAGCCTCGCCGCCGATTTCATCAAGCATGCGCGCAAATATTATCCGTACGTCACGATAACCGACCAGCACACGAACGAGATGATGAACGCCCCCAGCGGCACGGCGGCGGCTCTTGCGGCCGCGGCGGCCTCCGAGGGCGCTTTGGGCGCGGTCGCGAGCAGGGAAAGCTACGACGGTGTCCTCGGCGCCGCTATCGAAGGCGTGCCGGTCTTCTCGCAGCGCCTTCCCTGGCCCGGGCCTTTCTCGGGACATGAGATCACGCTCGCGCGCAAGGATGAAGTGATAAAGATATCGGTGCAGGATTTTACGAGCGACATCTATATGGACGGGATCTTCCTCACTGCGGAGAAAATCGCGGCCTTCCCCGCCGGCTCCTTCCTGCGCTCTCTTTCCGCCGTATTGGAAGACTGA
- a CDS encoding proline racemase family protein — protein MLNFKYMIDIIDGHTAGEPVRLVTAGLPQIRGRSMLERMNYFRENYDGLRKMILREPRGHNDMYGAVLQPPVTDDGDMGLFFIYNGGVSTMCGHATIGAVKMAVDTGIVAVPDDGVSVIKVDTPAGRVTATADVHGGRAVSVAFTNVPSFVYGDGIRVPVKGIGEVEVAVAYGGAFMCFVEEEKLGLKVLPENRARIAARAVEIKDWLNENVDIRHPQNQGIKGIYGTLVTSPVEKREGGYESRNVCVVGEGAVDRSPCGVGTSARMALLIARGQMDKKNDFYSTSILGTEFVGSVTASEDVCGKEAIIPQIKGSAYISGFNKLVLDPSDPLPEGFFL, from the coding sequence ATGCTAAACTTTAAATACATGATCGACATCATTGACGGACATACCGCCGGTGAGCCGGTCAGGCTTGTCACGGCCGGGCTGCCCCAGATAAGGGGTCGGAGTATGCTGGAGAGGATGAATTATTTCAGGGAAAACTATGACGGCCTGCGCAAGATGATCCTGCGCGAGCCGCGCGGGCACAACGACATGTACGGGGCCGTCCTGCAGCCGCCGGTGACAGACGACGGCGACATGGGGCTCTTTTTTATTTATAATGGCGGCGTGAGCACCATGTGCGGACACGCGACGATAGGGGCCGTAAAAATGGCCGTCGATACCGGCATCGTCGCCGTGCCTGACGACGGCGTATCCGTGATAAAGGTGGATACGCCCGCCGGCCGCGTCACAGCCACCGCCGACGTTCACGGCGGCAGGGCGGTAAGCGTCGCGTTTACGAACGTTCCCTCCTTCGTCTATGGGGACGGCATCAGGGTCCCCGTCAAAGGCATCGGCGAAGTCGAGGTCGCCGTGGCTTACGGCGGCGCCTTTATGTGCTTCGTGGAAGAAGAAAAGCTCGGACTCAAAGTCCTGCCCGAAAACAGGGCGCGGATCGCGGCGCGTGCCGTCGAGATAAAAGATTGGCTCAATGAAAACGTCGATATCCGCCATCCGCAAAACCAAGGGATAAAGGGGATATACGGAACGCTCGTCACCTCACCCGTGGAAAAGAGAGAGGGCGGCTATGAGAGCAGGAACGTTTGCGTCGTCGGCGAAGGGGCCGTGGACCGTTCTCCCTGCGGAGTCGGCACCTCCGCGCGAATGGCGCTGCTCATCGCGAGAGGCCAGATGGACAAAAAGAACGATTTCTACTCGACGAGCATTCTCGGCACGGAATTCGTCGGCTCCGTCACGGCGTCTGAGGACGTCTGCGGTAAAGAGGCGATAATCCCCCAAATCAAAGGCTCCGCCTATATCAGCGGTTTCAACAAGCTCGTCCTTGACCCGAGCGACCCGCTCCCGGAAGGATTCTTCCTTTAG
- a CDS encoding helix-turn-helix domain-containing protein, translated as MDYELKDCTRPGAELKDTGFGYTLSLIGGKYKMIIIYSLAQHGNTMRFNELHRFIGNVSFTALSTALKELDASGLVERKEFPQIPPRVEYSLTEKGVSLLPLMEDLCAWGKKHRPAR; from the coding sequence ATGGATTACGAACTGAAAGACTGCACCAGGCCGGGGGCCGAACTGAAGGATACGGGATTCGGCTACACGCTCTCCCTGATAGGCGGCAAATACAAGATGATAATCATCTACTCCCTCGCGCAGCACGGCAACACGATGCGCTTCAACGAACTGCACCGCTTCATCGGCAACGTCTCCTTCACCGCCCTCAGCACCGCGCTGAAGGAGCTCGATGCGAGCGGACTCGTCGAACGCAAGGAATTCCCGCAGATCCCGCCGCGCGTGGAATATTCGCTGACGGAAAAGGGCGTCTCGCTGCTCCCGCTGATGGAAGACCTCTGCGCCTGGGGCAAAAAACACCGTCCCGCCCGGTAA